One part of the candidate division TA06 bacterium genome encodes these proteins:
- a CDS encoding MATE family efflux transporter, which produces MHDMTPTLDTQQPDITKGSLVKHMFLLSWPVVLAMAMHTSYNLVDIFWVGRVGSSAIAAVSLAGVVFFIILAIGQTLGGGTVALIARAYGAKQYEKVEHILGQSVFLSAIMAVGVAFAGVTFSHPIMRILGAQKEVLDMGTQYLRIVSIGFGFQLLTFSINFAFRGAGDMKTPMMIMLVSTILNMVLDPFMILGIGPFPRMGVQGAAYATMIAKFVGLIFGFVILLGGKSGLKLRMKEAWPLDGRVAGSLLAIGVPLGISYGLMALSGLAVFRLVARFGAEALAALGIGIRVLQIASLPVVGIGIATTTLVGQNLGAKKKRRVEKIAFQSMGVCSAIMIVLGLAFFFNARTLVGIFTPHIDVIQTGMEYIKIASLYLFFIGLTVSMTGAFRGSGYTLPPMYAGLTKLAVLVGLGYYLSEVYGMGVTGIWWAMVISYGIESAILGAWFSRGTWKVKRIAILEEKEPAMA; this is translated from the coding sequence ATGCATGATATGACTCCAACCTTAGATACACAACAGCCGGACATCACAAAGGGTAGCCTGGTAAAACACATGTTTCTTCTTTCATGGCCGGTTGTGCTCGCCATGGCCATGCATACTAGCTACAATTTAGTTGACATATTCTGGGTTGGAAGGGTTGGATCCTCTGCCATCGCCGCGGTTTCCCTCGCCGGTGTCGTTTTCTTCATTATACTGGCCATTGGTCAAACTCTGGGCGGTGGGACGGTTGCTTTAATAGCCCGTGCATATGGGGCAAAGCAGTACGAGAAGGTTGAGCATATACTTGGTCAGTCGGTTTTTCTTTCAGCGATAATGGCAGTGGGAGTTGCATTCGCGGGAGTCACATTCTCGCATCCGATTATGAGGATTCTGGGCGCGCAGAAAGAGGTGCTGGACATGGGGACTCAGTATCTGAGAATTGTCTCCATTGGATTTGGTTTCCAGCTTCTCACCTTCAGCATCAATTTTGCGTTCCGGGGTGCCGGCGACATGAAAACACCGATGATGATTATGCTCGTCTCCACGATCCTAAACATGGTTCTGGATCCGTTCATGATACTGGGCATAGGTCCGTTCCCGCGTATGGGGGTCCAGGGAGCCGCCTATGCTACTATGATAGCCAAGTTCGTTGGCCTGATATTCGGTTTCGTGATTCTGCTGGGGGGCAAATCGGGTCTGAAGCTGAGGATGAAAGAAGCCTGGCCGCTTGACGGAAGAGTGGCAGGGAGCCTCCTTGCCATCGGCGTACCACTGGGTATCTCGTATGGCCTCATGGCCCTCAGCGGGCTGGCCGTTTTCAGACTTGTAGCCAGATTTGGCGCAGAGGCGCTTGCGGCTCTGGGAATAGGGATAAGGGTCCTTCAGATAGCAAGTCTTCCGGTTGTGGGGATCGGGATTGCTACCACTACGCTGGTGGGACAGAATCTCGGAGCGAAGAAGAAGAGGAGGGTGGAGAAGATAGCTTTCCAATCGATGGGGGTCTGCTCAGCGATTATGATCGTTCTAGGGCTTGCCTTCTTCTTCAATGCCAGAACCCTGGTCGGAATATTCACTCCGCACATAGATGTAATCCAGACAGGTATGGAATACATCAAGATCGCATCTCTGTATCTCTTCTTCATCGGTTTGACAGTGAGTATGACTGGCGCATTTCGCGGGTCAGGATATACGCTGCCGCCTATGTACGCAGGTCTGACCAAGCTTGCGGTGCTGGTTGGGTTGGGCTATTATCTTTCAGAGGTCTACGGGATGGGTGTCACCGGAATCTGGTGGGCCATGGTAATATCATACGGAATTGAATC
- a CDS encoding aldo/keto reductase yields MKYRKLGNTDIEVPVVIFGAWAIGGWYWGGADDKVSTAAIEKALDVGMNCFDTAPGYGNGHSEKVLGKALKGKRNEAVIATKCGLRWDNSEGHFFFEATDSSGNVRRIYRNLSRDSIIYECEQSLKRLETDVIDLYQCHWPDETTPLEETMEALIKLRKEGKIRAIGVSNFTTEMMEECLKFGDIASDQPKYNLLRRDIEKDVLPFCREHNIGVISYGPIAQGLLTGKVTVDRKFHKDDLREKFQVWFKPVNRKRVVDILPNMKPVADKYGVTLAQLAINWVIGEPGITSAIAGARNPEQVAENAKAGDFELSQEDRALLRKEFEALGPPLE; encoded by the coding sequence ATGAAATACAGGAAACTGGGTAACACCGACATCGAGGTTCCCGTTGTGATTTTTGGAGCATGGGCAATCGGCGGCTGGTACTGGGGAGGGGCCGACGACAAGGTCTCCACCGCAGCCATTGAGAAGGCGCTTGATGTCGGCATGAACTGCTTTGATACAGCTCCTGGATATGGCAATGGGCACAGCGAGAAGGTCCTCGGAAAAGCGCTAAAAGGAAAGCGTAATGAGGCTGTCATCGCTACAAAATGCGGACTGAGATGGGATAACAGCGAAGGACACTTCTTCTTCGAGGCCACTGATTCATCCGGTAACGTCCGCAGGATATACAGAAACCTCTCCAGGGATTCCATTATATACGAATGCGAACAGAGCCTCAAACGTCTTGAAACAGATGTCATCGATCTATACCAGTGCCACTGGCCAGATGAGACAACGCCACTCGAAGAAACGATGGAGGCTCTCATCAAGCTAAGGAAGGAGGGGAAGATCCGGGCAATAGGAGTGAGCAACTTCACAACCGAAATGATGGAAGAGTGCCTGAAGTTTGGCGACATTGCGAGCGATCAGCCCAAGTACAACCTTCTCCGCAGAGACATCGAGAAAGATGTACTCCCGTTTTGCAGAGAACATAACATAGGTGTCATATCATACGGTCCAATAGCACAGGGCCTCCTCACCGGCAAGGTGACCGTGGACCGCAAGTTTCACAAGGATGACCTGAGGGAGAAATTTCAGGTTTGGTTCAAGCCTGTTAACAGAAAGCGTGTCGTTGATATCCTGCCAAACATGAAGCCAGTCGCTGACAAATATGGTGTGACGTTAGCTCAACTTGCCATCAACTGGGTCATTGGAGAACCGGGTATCACGAGTGCGATAGCCGGCGCAAGAAACCCGGAGCAGGTTGCTGAAAATGCAAAGGCAGGTGATTTTGAACTGAGCCAGGAGGATAGAGCCCTGCTCAGGAAGGAGTTTGAGGCACTCGGACCGCCGCTGGAGTAA
- a CDS encoding cation transporter — MDTAEKRKRETRRVTLVGLFVNLVLIAAKISAGIIGRSDAVVADGVHSGSDMISDLMILIGLLFWAKPKDRDHPYGHERIETLTTLVLALLLFGAGILITYRASTDVWRRHESVPGLVALYAAIAAIVAKEVLFRWTKRVGTGMKSLAVVANAWHHRSDALSSIPVALAVLAAIVIPAWWFIDSLAAIVVSIFIIYAAYRIARPSLMQLIDTAPPIEVQEALEQVMRSTDGIISVHEIRARYLGSKILAEAHVEVLGSVTVEEGHRIAEEVKKNVLEKFPEIEDITIHIEPVGDFAKRGKP; from the coding sequence ATGGACACAGCAGAGAAAAGAAAGCGAGAAACGAGAAGGGTCACGCTGGTAGGTCTTTTCGTCAATCTTGTCCTGATTGCGGCCAAGATCTCTGCTGGAATCATTGGCCGAAGTGATGCTGTGGTTGCTGATGGAGTCCACAGCGGTTCTGACATGATCTCAGATCTGATGATTCTGATTGGCCTCCTGTTCTGGGCGAAGCCAAAGGATAGGGATCACCCATACGGGCATGAACGCATAGAAACCTTGACTACACTTGTTCTGGCATTGCTGCTTTTCGGTGCTGGAATTCTTATTACTTACAGGGCATCTACTGATGTTTGGCGCAGACACGAATCGGTGCCAGGGCTGGTTGCTCTCTATGCGGCAATCGCCGCCATTGTTGCCAAAGAGGTTCTCTTCCGATGGACGAAAAGGGTGGGGACGGGGATGAAGAGCCTGGCAGTGGTGGCAAATGCCTGGCATCATCGATCCGACGCGTTATCTTCTATTCCGGTGGCACTCGCCGTGCTGGCTGCTATCGTGATCCCCGCCTGGTGGTTCATTGACAGCCTTGCGGCCATAGTTGTTTCCATATTTATAATCTATGCTGCATATAGAATAGCTCGTCCATCTCTCATGCAGTTGATAGATACCGCTCCCCCCATTGAGGTTCAGGAGGCTTTGGAACAGGTCATGAGATCCACAGATGGAATAATATCTGTCCATGAGATCAGAGCTCGATACCTGGGTTCAAAAATTCTGGCAGAAGCTCACGTTGAGGTGTTGGGCTCAGTTACAGTGGAAGAGGGGCACAGAATTGCCGAGGAAGTGAAGAAGAATGTGTTGGAGAAATTTCCAGAGATTGAAGACATCACTATTCATATTGAGCCCGTTGGGGATTTCGCAAAGAGGGGGAAGCCCTGA
- a CDS encoding mechanosensitive ion channel family protein yields MNLPMQVILPLAFILGGFLVGLVVQKLIWDRLRRIAARTKWGGDEILISAFGGVVILWFTLAGVYGAVLNVPMSATVLGTVQKVLLILVILSGTAVFAKVAVGLLNLYSQTAEGALPSTSILTIFTKVLIFAVGILIILQSLGISITPMLTAFGIGGLAVALALQDTLANLFSGIFVIASRQVKPGDYVELDSGEKGYVTDVTWRNTTIRALPNNMIIVPNSKLASTIVTNYYQPQKQMSVLIQVGISYDSDLKEVERVTIDVAKEVMKEVKGGVAGHEPFIRYHTFGDSSINFSVILRANEYTDQYLVKHEFIKRLHERYMKEGIEIPFPIRTVHMKGESEQRPG; encoded by the coding sequence ATGAATCTACCAATGCAGGTGATTCTGCCGCTGGCTTTTATATTGGGCGGCTTTTTGGTCGGACTGGTAGTGCAGAAATTGATCTGGGACAGATTAAGAAGAATTGCCGCGCGGACAAAATGGGGAGGCGACGAGATATTGATCTCAGCTTTTGGTGGTGTGGTCATTCTTTGGTTTACCCTTGCAGGGGTTTATGGAGCAGTTCTCAATGTGCCTATGAGCGCGACCGTGCTCGGTACCGTTCAGAAGGTTCTGCTCATCCTGGTCATACTTTCAGGAACAGCAGTATTCGCGAAGGTGGCGGTTGGTCTCCTTAATCTGTATTCCCAGACAGCAGAAGGCGCTTTACCGTCGACATCGATACTCACCATTTTCACCAAGGTTCTCATATTTGCTGTGGGCATACTGATCATACTTCAGTCCTTGGGCATTTCCATTACCCCCATGCTCACCGCTTTTGGAATTGGCGGACTTGCCGTTGCTCTTGCTCTTCAGGATACGTTAGCCAATCTCTTTTCTGGTATCTTTGTAATTGCTTCAAGACAGGTCAAGCCAGGGGACTACGTAGAGCTGGATTCAGGGGAGAAGGGGTATGTTACGGATGTGACATGGAGGAACACAACCATCAGGGCCCTGCCCAACAATATGATCATAGTTCCCAATTCCAAGCTGGCTTCCACCATAGTAACCAACTACTATCAGCCTCAAAAACAGATGTCAGTGCTCATTCAGGTTGGGATCAGTTATGACAGTGACCTGAAGGAGGTCGAAAGGGTAACCATAGATGTGGCCAAAGAGGTCATGAAAGAAGTGAAAGGCGGCGTAGCAGGACACGAGCCGTTTATCCGGTACCATACTTTTGGTGATTCCAGCATTAACTTCTCGGTGATATTGCGGGCCAATGAGTACACCGATCAGTATCTCGTCAAACACGAGTTCATAAAAAGATTGCACGAACGCTACATGAAAGAAGGTATCGAGATTCCATTTCCCATCAGAACAGTTCATATGAAAGGGGAAAGTGAGCAGCGGCCAGGATAA
- the rsmA gene encoding ribosomal RNA small subunit methyltransferase A produces the protein MTVQEVKRILKLCSIQPRRSTGQNFLVDENVAKKIVDASGVDSQTVVEIGSGLGILTAYLLERAELVVGIEVDKRLCKFLSKRFEEAPNFVLINADFLGLDIEELSCYGGRFRVVSNLPYSISKPAVSKMLSLRHSIETAVLTVQEEVASRILASPSSSEYGILTVMVAYWAGREPLFNIGSQSFFPRPKVNSSTIKLTMFDEPPFVASDEGLFQRVVRGGFSQRRKMLRNSLASYLKLEAEKMSALEKTSGIDLTRRAETLSVEEFVHLTNTLSNL, from the coding sequence ATGACCGTACAAGAAGTCAAAAGGATTCTGAAGCTTTGCTCAATCCAACCAAGGAGAAGCACCGGCCAGAACTTCTTGGTTGATGAAAACGTGGCCAAGAAGATTGTTGATGCTTCAGGGGTTGACTCTCAAACTGTGGTGGAGATTGGCTCAGGGCTGGGAATACTGACAGCGTATCTTCTCGAAAGAGCAGAATTGGTAGTCGGCATCGAGGTTGACAAGAGGCTGTGCAAGTTCCTGAGCAAGAGGTTCGAGGAGGCGCCCAACTTCGTCCTGATAAATGCAGACTTCCTCGGCCTGGATATTGAAGAACTTTCCTGCTACGGAGGGAGGTTCAGAGTAGTCTCCAACCTTCCGTACAGCATAAGTAAACCGGCCGTATCGAAGATGCTATCACTTCGGCATTCGATTGAGACGGCCGTACTCACCGTGCAGGAAGAGGTGGCCAGTAGAATTCTGGCTTCGCCTAGTAGTTCTGAATACGGTATTCTCACGGTGATGGTGGCTTATTGGGCAGGAAGAGAACCCTTGTTCAACATAGGTAGTCAGTCCTTCTTCCCAAGACCCAAAGTGAACTCATCAACCATCAAACTTACCATGTTTGATGAGCCGCCCTTCGTGGCTTCTGATGAAGGACTATTCCAGAGGGTGGTGAGAGGTGGTTTCTCACAGCGAAGAAAGATGCTGAGGAATTCGCTCGCTTCGTATCTGAAACTTGAAGCTGAGAAGATGTCTGCACTGGAGAAGACTTCCGGAATTGACCTGACGAGAAGAGCTGAAACACTTTCTGTGGAGGAGTTTGTACATCTCACCAACACGCTGTCAAATTTATGA
- a CDS encoding TatD family deoxyribonuclease — protein sequence MFLDTHAHLQHEQFRKDRDKVIENALDSGISEIINVGYDLESSREAIKLAEEYDFMYAAVGVHPHDASTLNKSAAKQIEEMADHERVVAVGEMGLEYYRDLSPRDVQKKAFIEQLEVAKSVGLPVIIHVREAHADAIEILKEWGRGDGVMHCFSGSVEQADAFLKLGFKLGFGGSLTYGSSRLVSIAELAPRQDILIETDCPYLTPRPKKGRNEPANLRIICEKLAAVLGISLEDSAAVSRRNARTFFRLFEA from the coding sequence TTGTTTCTAGATACGCACGCACATCTACAGCACGAACAGTTCCGAAAGGACAGGGACAAGGTGATTGAGAATGCCCTGGACTCAGGGATTTCTGAGATTATCAATGTGGGTTACGACCTGGAGTCGAGCAGGGAAGCGATCAAGCTTGCCGAAGAGTACGACTTCATGTATGCGGCAGTGGGTGTTCACCCGCATGACGCATCAACATTGAACAAGAGCGCAGCCAAGCAGATAGAGGAGATGGCCGACCATGAGAGGGTAGTTGCCGTTGGTGAGATGGGCCTCGAATACTACAGGGATCTATCACCGAGAGATGTACAGAAGAAGGCATTCATTGAACAGCTGGAAGTGGCGAAAAGTGTGGGCCTTCCGGTTATCATCCACGTGAGAGAAGCTCACGCAGATGCCATTGAAATCCTGAAAGAGTGGGGGCGCGGAGATGGAGTGATGCACTGTTTCTCTGGCTCCGTCGAACAGGCGGACGCCTTTCTGAAGCTTGGGTTCAAACTGGGGTTTGGTGGTTCTCTAACTTATGGGAGTTCCCGCCTTGTATCAATTGCAGAATTGGCTCCCAGGCAGGACATACTCATAGAGACAGACTGTCCTTACCTGACACCAAGACCAAAGAAGGGGAGGAATGAACCTGCAAACCTGAGGATAATCTGCGAGAAGCTTGCTGCGGTGCTGGGCATAAGCCTTGAGGATTCTGCCGCAGTATCCCGCCGCAACGCAAGGACATTTTTCAGGCTCTTCGAAGCATAG